The genomic stretch CATCGGTTAATTCCGTGCCTGGTCGGTTTTCTGAATTTTTTCCTGCGCCTCCAGATCCTTCAGGATATTATCCAGAATGCCATTCACAAACTGGCCACTTTGCGGTGTACTATATGCTTTTGCAATATCAATATATTCGTTGATGGTTACTTTGGTAGGAATAGTCGGGAAATACAGAAACTCACAAATAGCCATGATCATGAGAATCATATCAATCACGGCAATCCGTTCCGGATCCCAATGTTCCAGTTTGGGTGCAATCAGATCCCTGCAATATGATTTTTTTTCACTAGCAGTAAACAATAATTCTGCTGCATATACCCGTTTTTCTTCGGGCACAATGGAATTAAAATCAATACCTGTAGGTTTCTGGAAGAAATTATTGATCAACACACTCATCATATCCCGGTCATCCGGCCAATGTGGAAAATTATCTTCCATGTGCTGATCAAATTCTTCATTTTTCATCATCAGCTCATGAAAAATGTAGGACAATATTTCTTTCTCTTCCTTTTCATCTCGCTCAGCAGCAATGATATAGAAACGATATACATCCAGTTCAATCAATTGATGATAAATCTTTTTCACAAGATCCATGTCAATCACATGCTCCAGTAATGCTTTTTTCTTTTTCTGCTGAAACACCGGATGTTCCTGCAGATATTTCACCCATTTGTTATCCGCAATTTTGGTGTTGACATTCAGGTCTTCTGGAGTCGGAAGGAGTTTGGAAGCGCGGATCTGGGCATCTGTCCGGGCATAACTGGCCACTTCGGTAAGAAAATAAAGCAAATAAGCATAGATAGCTTCAGACTGATCCAAATGCGGGTCAATTAATCTACGGGCATCCTCCAGACTGGCAAGAGGTGATTCTGCTGTTTCAAGAGCATATAATATTTGCATGACCTTAACCCGGATGTTTCTTCTGCTGATCATTATTCCACCCACTAAAATGAACGCACAAAGATAATGATCTCCTTATATGCGGAAGCAGCAAGTTGTAATTTTAAAATAAAGCTGCTTTCCTGACAATGTTGCTGAAAAAACTGACATTGCCCGGCTCTTACGTGGTAGCCACTCTCTGAAAAGCTGCAAAATTGACTGAAATCAGGAGATGGCATAATTCTCGATAATGGAGGGCACAGAATATTATTCTTGACTTTGTAAAAATTTCAAACCTATGGCAAACAAGTTAAACATCACACCACTCGCCGACCGGGTGATTGTCAAACCCGCTCCCGCCGAAGAAAAAACAAAGGGAGGCATCATTATCCCCGACACCGCTAAGGAAAAACCACAGAAAGGAACTGTTGTGGCTGCCGGACCGGGTAAAAAAGACGAACCTACCACAGTAAAACCCGGTGACACTGTCTTGTACGGCAAATATGCAGGCACAGAAATCAGTTTCGATGGAGAAGATTACCTGATCATGCGCGAATCTGACATCCTGGCTATTGTGCCTGAATAAGTGTTGATGTTTTCTGTTATACCATTATTCATTTTCTAAAAATCAATCCACTATGGCAAAGCAATTGTTCTTCGACACCGAAGCACGCAACAGAATGAAAAAGGGTATTGATACCCTTGCAAATGCAGTAAAGGTTACCCTGGGTCCTAAAGGTCGCAATGTGGTGCTGGAAAAGAAATACGGCGCTCCTAGCGTTACCAAGGACGGGGTTACCGTAGCTAAAGAAATCGAATTGGAAGATCCCATCGAAAATATGGGTGCCCAGATGGTAAAAGAAGTGGCATCCAAAACCTCGGACATCGCCGGTGATGGTACCACAACCGCTACTGTGCTGGCTCAGGCATTGATTACCGAAGGTATGAAAGTAGTAGCTGCTGGTGCTAACCCGATGGATGTGAAAAGAGGTATAGACAAGGCCGTGAAGGCTGTGGTAGAACACCTGAAAAAACAATCTGAAAAAATCGGTACCGATACCAAAAAAATCGAACAGGTGGCTACCATCTCGGCTAACAACGATCCCACCATTGGCGCCCTGATTGCTGAAGCTATGCAAAAAGTCAGCAAGGATGGTGTGATCACCGTAGAAGAAGCCAAAGGTACCGATACCTATGTAGATGTCGTGGAAGGAATGCAGTTTGACCGCGGTTACCTCTCACCCTACTTCGTGACCAACAGCGAAAAAATGGAAGCTGTGCTGGAAAATCCCTACATCCTGATCCACGACAAGAAGATCAGCACCATGAAGGATATCCTGCACATTCTGGAAAGAATAGCCCAGCAGGGTGCTCCATTGCTGATCATAGCCGAAGATGTGGAAGGCGAAGCCCTGGCTACCTTAGTAGTGAACAAACTGCGTGGTACACTGAAAGTATGCGCTGTTAAAGCTCCTGGCTTCGGCGATCGTCGCAAGGAAATGCTGCAGGATATCGCTATCCTCACCGGTGGCATAGTTATCAGCGAAGAACAAGGCTACAAACTTGAAAATGCAGATCTCACCTACCTTGGCCGCGCTGAATCCGTAACCGTCGATAAAGACAACACCACCATTGTAGGCGGCAAAGGCAAGAAGAGCGATATCCAGGCCCGTATCAACCAGATCAAGGCCCAAATTGAAACCACCACTTCCGACTACGATAAGGAAAAACTCCAGGAACGCCTGGCTAAACTGAGCGGTGGTGTAGCAGTACTGTATGTAGGTGCAGCTACTGAAGTGGAAATGAAAGAAAAGAAAGATCGTGTGGATGATGCTCTGCATGCTACAAGAGCCGCTGTAGAAGAAGGTATCGTTCCTGGCGGTGGTGTGGCTTATATCCGTGCACTGGAAGCTCTTGAAAAACTTCAGGGCGACAACGACGACGAAACCACGGGTATCAACATCGTAAAACGCGCTATTGAAGAACCCCTCCGCCAGATTGCCAACAACGCCGGCTGGGAAGGTTCCATCGTAGTGCAAAAAGTAAAAGATGGACAGGGTGATTTCGGATTCAATGCCCGTACCGAAGAATTTGAAAAACTGTTGTCGGCCGGTGTCATTGATCCAGCCAAGGTTACCCGTATCGCCCTCGAAAACGCTGCTTCCATTGCCGGTATGCTGCTCACTACCGAATGTGTGGTTGCAGATAAACCGGAACCCAAGCAGAATACTCCTGCTCCTGCAGGTGGCATGGGCGGTATGGATTATTAATAGAAAAAATCTCCACCCAAAGCCGCTTCGGTTGCCGAAGCGGCTTTTTTATTTACCCAAAAACAGGGTAATGGTAAACTGCGAGAGAAAATAAATTCTTTCCGCGTTTGATCCTTATTGTAATTTTTACGCAAAGTTTCTTTTTATTTGCTGTATATTGGAAGAAAATTACCCATGCCACCGCCTGTACAACGCCCGCATCTTCGTTTCGGGCAGATCTGGAATATGAGTGTAGGCTTTTTTGGGATACAAATAGGCTTTGCCCTCCAGAATGCCAATGCCAGCCGCATTTTTCAGACGTTGGGCGCCTCTGTTGATCATATTCCGATACTCTGGATTGCTGCACCTGTTACAGGACTTGTGGTACAACCGATTATCGGATACCTGAGTGACCGCACCTGGCACAGGTTCTGGGGCAGGCGGCGACCGTATTTTTTTGTGGGTTCTTTGTTAGCTGCCCTGGCGCTGGTGCTGATGCCCAATAGCAGGGCTGTGTGGCAGGCCGCTGTTATGCTGTGGTTGATGGATGCATCTATCAACATCACAATGGAACCTTTCCGGGCATTTGTGGGCGATCAGTTGCCTTCTTCCCAGCGCACGCTGGGGTTTGCCATGCAAACTTTTTTCATTGGGCTGGGAGCCGTGCTGGGCTCACAGTTTCCCTATCTGATGACTCATGTGCTGCATGTGAGCAATGCCGTACATCATCATATCCCGCTTTCCGTGAAATATGCCTTTTATCTAGGTGCAGCTTGTTTTTTTGCAGCCGTCAGCTGGACGGTATTCACTACCCGTGAATATCCTCCGGATGATATGGAAGCATGGAAAACACACAAACAACAAACCCGTGGATTATTTGTGAGCCTGCGTGAAATAGGAAAGGGATTTGTGCAAATGCCTCGGACCATGTTGCAACTGGCCGTGGTACAGTTTTTTACCTGGATTGCATTTTTTGCCTTGTGGATATATACCACTTCTGCGGTTGCGCAGCAGGTGTATCACACCACCGATGCCCAATCGCAGGCTTTTCAAGACGCGGGCGACTGGGTAGGTGTTTTATTTTCCGTGTATAACGGTGTTTCGGCATTTATGGCTTTTCTGCTGCCATGGATTGCCCGTACCGTGAAGCGCACCTATACGCATCTGATATGTTTGTTCATAGGCAGTGCCGGACTGATCAGCATTTATTTCATGCATCAGCAATGGCTGCTGATATGGCCCATGCTTGCCATAGGCCTGGCATGGGCTTCCACGCTTACCATGCCCTATGCTATTCTGGCCGGTGCATTGCCACCTGAAAAAATGGGTTTTTACATGGGCGTATTTAACTTTTTCATCGTCATCCCGCAGATTCTGGCAGCCGTGCTGCTGGGATTTCTCATCCGGTTTTTCTTCCATAATGAAAGCATATATGCCATGCTGATCGGCGGAGGATGTATGCTGATCGCAGCCTTGATGAACCTGATTGTATCAGATCGGGATGATCAAGTCAGCAAACCTTTTTCATCTTCCAAAAAGAAAAAAACTGTTTTACCGGAAACATCATAAATCAACAATAAATCAACAGGCATGAAAAAACTGATGTTGACTTTATCTTCTGCTATTGCAGTTGCTGGTACGCATCCCGCCATTGCCCAGACACAGCAGATTTTTGACCATGTGTGTCCGTCGTTCTGGTGGACCGGCATGAAATGGTCGCGCGTGCAGATTCTGTTTCATGCACAGGAAAATCTTCAGCAGGCAAACGTACAAACCCGCTATCCCGGTGTAAAAATTATTCAGGTTCATCCTGTGGAAAATCCACATTATTTATTTGTAGATCTGCAAATTGAACCCACTGCCAAGCCTGGTAATATTCCTTTGCAATTCACATTGGACGACCACCGCAGCTTTGTGTATCATTACCATTTGTATCCCCGCAATCCGGATGACGGCAAAACCAGAGCCCTGGGCATAAACGCTGGTGATTTCATTTATCTGCTGATGCCCGATCGTTTTGCCAATGGTGATACCACCAATGACCGGATAACCGGCATGCTCGATCAATCATTGCAGCGAGATTCTCTTACAGCCCGCCATGGTGGCGATCTGCAGGGCGTGATCAATCATCTGGATTATCTGAAAAACCTGGGCATTACAGCTATCTGGATGACGCCTGTGCTGGAAAACAACGAAGCACACGCATCCTATCATGGATATGCCTTTACCGATCACTATCGTGTGGACCCGCGGCTGGGCAATAATGAATTGTACCGAAAACTGGTAGAGAAAGCCCATCAAATGGGATTAAAAGTGATTCAGGATATTGTATTGAATCATGTAGGTGAACAACATTGGTTTGTGCGCGATATGCCCATGAAAGACTGGCTGAATCAATGGCCGCATTATACCAATACCACCTATCGCGAGTCTCCTTTATTCGATCCCTATGCATCAAAAGCAGATCAGAAGCAAATGAGTGATGGCTGGTTTACTCCCTTTATGCCTGATCTGAATCAACGCAATCCTTATGTAGCCAATTATCTCATCCAGAATGCCATCTGGTGGGTGGAATATGCAGGTGTGGATGCATACCGGATTGATACCTACATCTACTGTGATCTGGATTTTATGAACCATTTCAATGCAGCTCTGCTGCGTGAATTTCCTCATCTGCATTTATTTGGTGAAACATGGGTGCATGGTGTATTGCCACAGGCTTATTTCACCAGAAATCATCTGGATATTCCTTTCAAATCCAACTTACCCGGCGTATGTGATTTTCAATGGTGCTTTGCTACACAAAATGCTTTTACACAAAAAAACGGATGGACATCGGGAATCATCGAACCTTATCTGACACTCGCGCAGGACTTTGTGTATCAGGATCCCATGAAGAATGTGATATTTCTGGATAATCATGACATGAGCCGCATTTATTCCGTAGTGGGGCAGGATATCCGCAAATATGAATCAGCTTTCACCTTGTTGCTTACCTCACGCGGTATTCCGCAAATGTATTATGGTGATGAAATTTTGATGAAAGGCATATCAGCCCCCGACGGACTGGTGAGAAAAGATTTCCCGGGCGGATGGCCAAACGATACTGTCAATAAGTTTACCGAAAGCGGAAGATCGGATACCGAAAACATTGCTTTTCATTTCATACAGAATCTGGCTCATTTTCGGCAGCAAAGTGAAGCACTTCGTTTTGGCAAACTCATGCAATATATGCCGCAAGCAAATGTATATGTGTATTTCCGCTATACATCGCATGAAACTGTCATGGTAGCTATCAACGGCAATGATGACGATGTTTCCGTTTCCACGAATCGTTTTGTTGAACGCATACATGGATATCAACATGCCTATGATGTGTTGAACCGGCAAACGATTGAAGATATCTCACAGTTTCATTTGGCACCTTATGGCTCATTGGTATGGCAATTGAAACCATAAACGCAGATAACCATGAATAAACCTTTTTTTCAAGCTTGTATTTTTGATCTGGATGGAGTACTGGTAAACACGGCGCATTATCATTTCCTGTCATGGAAGCAAATCACAAACCGCTGGAAGGTAACATTTACGGAACAGGATAATGAATCATTAAAAGGATTGAGCCGGGAAGATTCTCTTTCCCGTTTGCTGCATATTACCGGTAAACAACTTACGCCTGCAGAGCGGGAACAAGCATTGATTGAAAAAAATGAATTATTCCGGCAATATCTGACACAAATGACACCCGACGATGTTTTGCCGGGAGTAACGGCCTGCCTCAGGTTTCTGAAAGAAAATCATATCCGCCTTGCAGTAGCCTCATCCAGTAAAAATGCGAGAATGGTTTTGCAAAAAACAGAACTCACCCCATGGTTTGATGTCATTGTTGATGGCACAGAAATCGAAAAAGCCAAACCCGATCCGGAAGTGTTTCTCAAAGCGGCCGCCCGGCTGAATATACAACCGCATCAGGCCATTGTGTTTGAAGATGCCAAAGCAGGTGTGGAAGCTGCACTTGCAGGAGGTTTCTGTTGTGTAGGCGTCGGTCAGGCAGATATATTGCAACAGGCACATCTGATTATTCCTGATTTTGCTTCTATTTCTCCATCTGATTTGTGGATATCATTATCTGGTTTATCTGCAGATGTTAAATATTAAATCATCCGGTTATGAAGAGTTTTGTGAAAGCAGATCCCTGGAAAATTATTCAGGATGGATTTGATCCTGCACAGCAATTGGTGGCCGAAAGCCTATTCAGTATCGGAAATGGCAGGATGGGTCAACGAGGAAATTTTGAGGAAAAATATTCAGGCCCATCCTTGCAGGGACATTATGTAGGCGGTGTCTATTATCCCGATAGAACCAAGGTGGGATGGTGGAAAAACGGATATCCGGAATATTTCGCAAAAGTGTTGAATGCGCCTTCCTGGATTCAGATTTTATGGAGTGTGGATGGGGAAGAAGTAGATCTGTACAGTGCGAAAGCGGTTCCTTTTTTTTACCGGGAACTGAATATGCACGATGGTTATCTGAAACGAAGCTGTATCGTTGAATTAAAAAATGGCAAACAATTGCAGATTGACAGCCTTCGTTTCTGCAGCATGACCCGGCACGAGGCAGGAGTCATTCAATATGCCATTACACCATTAAACTTTTCAGGAAACATTCAGCTCTGCCTGCCTGTGGATGCACACGTACAAAATGCAGATGCCAATTACAAAGAAAAATTCTGGGAACATGTACACAGCGAAACATCAGCATCTTCTGCTTTTGTGGTAGCACGAACTAAAAAATCGGGTTTTGTGGTAAGCACCGGCATTCATGCCCGTATTTTATTACACAAACAAATCCTGCCTGTTTCATTTGAGTATGTCTCCGATGAAAAATATGCAGCCCTGCAGGCAGTGCTGCCGGTGGAACAAGGCAATACGTATGTGATAGAAAAATATGCAGCTGTGCTTTCTTCGTTGAATCATCAGCCATCGTGCATACTTACATCTACACAAAAACAGCTGCAAACATTTGTGCAGCTGGGGTTTGATCAACTGCTTGCAGAACAGAAAAATTACTGGTCCGAAAAATGGCAAACCATGGATGTGCAGATTGATGGTGATGTGCATGCACAACAAGGCATCCGGTTCAATATTTTTCAGCTGCATCAAACCTACACCGGCGATGATGAACGATTGAACATAGGCCCCAAAGGTTTTACCGGTGAAAAATACGGAGGTGCCACCTACTGGGATACTGAGGCTTATTGCCTGCCTTTTTATCTGGCTACAGCAGGACAACAGGTTGCACGCAATCTGTTGCTTTACCGCTATCGTCATTTACCCAAAGCCATTGAAAACGCCCGTAAGCTGGGATTTAGCAAGGGGGCTGCCCTTTATCCGATGGTAACCATGAATGGTGAAGAATGCCACAATGAATGGGAAATTACATTTGAAGAAATCCATCGCAACGGCGCCATTGCTTATGCGATATGGAATTATGTCAATTATACAG from Thermoflavifilum aggregans encodes the following:
- the nusB gene encoding transcription antitermination factor NusB, which produces MQILYALETAESPLASLEDARRLIDPHLDQSEAIYAYLLYFLTEVASYARTDAQIRASKLLPTPEDLNVNTKIADNKWVKYLQEHPVFQQKKKKALLEHVIDMDLVKKIYHQLIELDVYRFYIIAAERDEKEEKEILSYIFHELMMKNEEFDQHMEDNFPHWPDDRDMMSVLINNFFQKPTGIDFNSIVPEEKRVYAAELLFTASEKKSYCRDLIAPKLEHWDPERIAVIDMILMIMAICEFLYFPTIPTKVTINEYIDIAKAYSTPQSGQFVNGILDNILKDLEAQEKIQKTDQARN
- a CDS encoding co-chaperone GroES, coding for MANKLNITPLADRVIVKPAPAEEKTKGGIIIPDTAKEKPQKGTVVAAGPGKKDEPTTVKPGDTVLYGKYAGTEISFDGEDYLIMRESDILAIVPE
- the groL gene encoding chaperonin GroEL (60 kDa chaperone family; promotes refolding of misfolded polypeptides especially under stressful conditions; forms two stacked rings of heptamers to form a barrel-shaped 14mer; ends can be capped by GroES; misfolded proteins enter the barrel where they are refolded when GroES binds) translates to MAKQLFFDTEARNRMKKGIDTLANAVKVTLGPKGRNVVLEKKYGAPSVTKDGVTVAKEIELEDPIENMGAQMVKEVASKTSDIAGDGTTTATVLAQALITEGMKVVAAGANPMDVKRGIDKAVKAVVEHLKKQSEKIGTDTKKIEQVATISANNDPTIGALIAEAMQKVSKDGVITVEEAKGTDTYVDVVEGMQFDRGYLSPYFVTNSEKMEAVLENPYILIHDKKISTMKDILHILERIAQQGAPLLIIAEDVEGEALATLVVNKLRGTLKVCAVKAPGFGDRRKEMLQDIAILTGGIVISEEQGYKLENADLTYLGRAESVTVDKDNTTIVGGKGKKSDIQARINQIKAQIETTTSDYDKEKLQERLAKLSGGVAVLYVGAATEVEMKEKKDRVDDALHATRAAVEEGIVPGGGVAYIRALEALEKLQGDNDDETTGINIVKRAIEEPLRQIANNAGWEGSIVVQKVKDGQGDFGFNARTEEFEKLLSAGVIDPAKVTRIALENAASIAGMLLTTECVVADKPEPKQNTPAPAGGMGGMDY
- a CDS encoding MFS transporter, with the translated sequence MPPPVQRPHLRFGQIWNMSVGFFGIQIGFALQNANASRIFQTLGASVDHIPILWIAAPVTGLVVQPIIGYLSDRTWHRFWGRRRPYFFVGSLLAALALVLMPNSRAVWQAAVMLWLMDASINITMEPFRAFVGDQLPSSQRTLGFAMQTFFIGLGAVLGSQFPYLMTHVLHVSNAVHHHIPLSVKYAFYLGAACFFAAVSWTVFTTREYPPDDMEAWKTHKQQTRGLFVSLREIGKGFVQMPRTMLQLAVVQFFTWIAFFALWIYTTSAVAQQVYHTTDAQSQAFQDAGDWVGVLFSVYNGVSAFMAFLLPWIARTVKRTYTHLICLFIGSAGLISIYFMHQQWLLIWPMLAIGLAWASTLTMPYAILAGALPPEKMGFYMGVFNFFIVIPQILAAVLLGFLIRFFFHNESIYAMLIGGGCMLIAALMNLIVSDRDDQVSKPFSSSKKKKTVLPETS
- a CDS encoding glycoside hydrolase family 13 protein, with the translated sequence MKKLMLTLSSAIAVAGTHPAIAQTQQIFDHVCPSFWWTGMKWSRVQILFHAQENLQQANVQTRYPGVKIIQVHPVENPHYLFVDLQIEPTAKPGNIPLQFTLDDHRSFVYHYHLYPRNPDDGKTRALGINAGDFIYLLMPDRFANGDTTNDRITGMLDQSLQRDSLTARHGGDLQGVINHLDYLKNLGITAIWMTPVLENNEAHASYHGYAFTDHYRVDPRLGNNELYRKLVEKAHQMGLKVIQDIVLNHVGEQHWFVRDMPMKDWLNQWPHYTNTTYRESPLFDPYASKADQKQMSDGWFTPFMPDLNQRNPYVANYLIQNAIWWVEYAGVDAYRIDTYIYCDLDFMNHFNAALLREFPHLHLFGETWVHGVLPQAYFTRNHLDIPFKSNLPGVCDFQWCFATQNAFTQKNGWTSGIIEPYLTLAQDFVYQDPMKNVIFLDNHDMSRIYSVVGQDIRKYESAFTLLLTSRGIPQMYYGDEILMKGISAPDGLVRKDFPGGWPNDTVNKFTESGRSDTENIAFHFIQNLAHFRQQSEALRFGKLMQYMPQANVYVYFRYTSHETVMVAINGNDDDVSVSTNRFVERIHGYQHAYDVLNRQTIEDISQFHLAPYGSLVWQLKP
- the pgmB gene encoding beta-phosphoglucomutase — encoded protein: MNKPFFQACIFDLDGVLVNTAHYHFLSWKQITNRWKVTFTEQDNESLKGLSREDSLSRLLHITGKQLTPAEREQALIEKNELFRQYLTQMTPDDVLPGVTACLRFLKENHIRLAVASSSKNARMVLQKTELTPWFDVIVDGTEIEKAKPDPEVFLKAAARLNIQPHQAIVFEDAKAGVEAALAGGFCCVGVGQADILQQAHLIIPDFASISPSDLWISLSGLSADVKY
- a CDS encoding family 65 glycosyl hydrolase domain-containing protein — encoded protein: MKSFVKADPWKIIQDGFDPAQQLVAESLFSIGNGRMGQRGNFEEKYSGPSLQGHYVGGVYYPDRTKVGWWKNGYPEYFAKVLNAPSWIQILWSVDGEEVDLYSAKAVPFFYRELNMHDGYLKRSCIVELKNGKQLQIDSLRFCSMTRHEAGVIQYAITPLNFSGNIQLCLPVDAHVQNADANYKEKFWEHVHSETSASSAFVVARTKKSGFVVSTGIHARILLHKQILPVSFEYVSDEKYAALQAVLPVEQGNTYVIEKYAAVLSSLNHQPSCILTSTQKQLQTFVQLGFDQLLAEQKNYWSEKWQTMDVQIDGDVHAQQGIRFNIFQLHQTYTGDDERLNIGPKGFTGEKYGGATYWDTEAYCLPFYLATAGQQVARNLLLYRYRHLPKAIENARKLGFSKGAALYPMVTMNGEECHNEWEITFEEIHRNGAIAYAIWNYVNYTGDEAYLIDYGLEVLIAIARFWAQRVNWSEPKQKYVILGVTGPNEYENNVNNNWYTNYIACWCMEYAETVIQYVKQQAPQKFAALCAQLEFDEENEISAWKHIRQHIYLPEEPSLGILLQQEGYLDKEQQLVSDLSPDDLPLYKHWSWDRILRSCFIKQADVLQGIYFFEDRFSIEQIRRNFYFYEPRTVHESSLSPCIHSILAAKIGDEQKAYELYLRTARLDLDDYNKDTADGCHITSMAGTWLSIVQGFAGMRVRRGALHFRPFIPRRWQAYEFRFQFRGNWLRVRVSQKEILLENHGNKPLEVFIFDEPHRIDEQLRVCVQRT